In one window of Macaca thibetana thibetana isolate TM-01 chromosome 5, ASM2454274v1, whole genome shotgun sequence DNA:
- the C5H4orf48 gene encoding LOW QUALITY PROTEIN: neuropeptide-like protein C4orf48 homolog (The sequence of the model RefSeq protein was modified relative to this genomic sequence to represent the inferred CDS: deleted 1 base in 1 codon), giving the protein MRGARRTRNVCRCARAAGPGVPEPRAAPLPPLAMAPPPACRSPMSPPPPLLLLLLSLALLGARARAEPAGSAVPAQSRPCVDCHAFEFMQRALQDLRKTACSLDARTETLLLQAERRALCACWPAGR; this is encoded by the exons ATGCGCGGTGCGCGCCGGACGCGGAACGTCTGCCGGTGT GCCCGCGCTGCTGGTCCTGGGGTCCCTGAACCGCG GGCGGCCCCGCTCCCTCCGCTGGCCATGGCCCCCCCGCCCGCGTGCCGGTCCCCGATGtcaccgccgccgccgctgctgctgctgctgctgagtcTGGCCCTGCTGGGCGCCCGGGCCCGCGCCGAGCCCGCCGGGAGCGCCGTCCCCGCGCAGA GCCGCCCATGCGTGGACTGCCACGCCTTCGAGTTCATGCAGCGCGCCCTGCAGGACCTGCGGAAGACAGCCTGCAGCCTGGACGCGCGG ACGGAGACTCTATTGCTGCAGGCAGAACGCCGTGCCCTGTGTGCCTGCTGGCCGGCAGGGCGCTGA
- the LOC126955584 gene encoding 40S ribosomal protein S14-like, which translates to MARRKGKEKKEEQVISLGPQVAEGENVFGVHHIFASFSDTSVHVTDLFGKETICRVTGGMRVKADRDKSSPYAAMLAAQDVAQKCKELGITALRIKLQATGGNRTQDQGPGAQSTLRALARSGMKIGQIEDVTPIPSDSTRRKGGHHGHCL; encoded by the coding sequence ATGGCACGtcgaaaggggaaggaaaagaaggaagaacaggTCATCAGCCTCGGACCTCAGGTGGCTGAAGGAGAGAATGTATTTGGTGTCCACCATATCTTTGCATCCTTCAGTGACACTTCTGTCCATGTCACTGATCTTTTTGGCAAAGAAACCATCTGCCGTGTCACTGGTGGGATGAGGGTGAAGGCAGACCGAGACAAATCCTCGCCATATGCTGCTATGTTGGCTGCCCAGGATGTGGCCCAGAAGTGCAAGGAGCTGGGTATCACTGCCCTACGCATCAAACTCCAGGCCACAGGAGGAAATAGGACCCAGGACCAGGGACCTGGGGCCCAGTCGACCCTCAGAGCCCTTGCCCGCTCCGGTATGAAGATCGGGCAGATTGAGGACGTCACCCCCATCCCCTCTGACAGCACTCGCAGGAAGGGGGGTCACCATGGTCACTGTCTGTGA